Proteins encoded within one genomic window of Psilocybe cubensis strain MGC-MH-2018 chromosome 2, whole genome shotgun sequence:
- a CDS encoding Transcriptional activator spt7 yields the protein MNNLLRTLTESQVKPATDLRLLLTTVKEGRRQNYDSKLSDPFYDSLEGLLLDLKTITIDNHDAEAFLKPVSKTEVPDYYEVIQHPMDFQTMLKKVKQKQYKSKREFQDDLDLIWSNCLTYNATENHPLRPCVKRLKAKAEKLLKHITDRKERTDPPIPSDLPRANGRSASHTRSPSINMSRSSIIIPARPRRGVAFAESPAIIRTPEGMSLFRDLDRQLDSARPPSNLAQTLKELAPSTEYESDTEPAESSSTGDKRKMNGAPARPRKRARFDDNDVSQMWWDAVQSDSLIGNGLPAIPFGPSSSTRTKPKKKKQKQKQPPPPVNPKSLLSLMNTNIKTMRRLRHTHAKFTALNAMTAPQEDEEQQIGMEMYPVASGSKGPGLAAAASYGIGADDDVIDEKIDEAPWVIGRGKAKTPSKLAGIEMGEANASDCLHWATDKILEHVGFQGTSTVARNVLADVTAEYLQNVGRTIRFLSDKFGKVMTPEEIILHTLFESGSSKVQDLERYISDDIERYGSRLGELEKKMVSAYRETAAGEVLEDEGLFEEEDDEETGALAMGDFADLLGEDYLGFRELGIAAELGLSNLSIPKKLLKSKKGQNKPTAAKPTEPPPPYPPPPPFIPLTAGKVEDQIGLLKPYYQNRFTQLAASLAPPPAPAGPSLPGPAMGLPGPPSLPGPSMLPPPPPVPNVAGNVPPPSNPPPAPTPTISPDLALPDELPNSSQMKIGPIGQIVKAGLATAAKKKARLENAGPPPAPGTPGGSVPVPPVLDANGQPIAAPPGAAGAGASPKKKKNLGVGSGNGRKKKPDGTAPVNGGGSGGYGGGQGPQGGPTLPPVVTASA from the exons atgaaT AACTTACTACGGACGCTCACCGAGAGCCAGGTGAAGCCAGCAACAGACCTCAGGCTCCTATTGACCACAGTAAAGGAGGGTCGG CGTCAGAACTACGACTCGAAGCTCTCAGATCCTTTCTACGACTCCTTGGAGGGATTGCTACTTGATTTGAAAACCATCACTATC GACAACCATGATGCCGAGGCCTTTCTTAAACCCGTATCCAAGACTGAAGTACCAGATTACTATGAAG TCATTCAACACCCGATGGATTTCCAGACAATGCTCAAAAAGGTCAAACAAAAGCAATACAAATCTAAACGGGAATTCCAGGATGACTTGGACCTCATCTGGTCCAACTGCTTAACATACAATGCTACCGAG AACCACCCTCTTCGGCCTTGTGTAAAACGGCTGAAGGCCAAAGCAGAGAAACTCTTAAAGCATATCACCGATCGCAAGGAGCGGACGGACCCTCCTATACCTTCCGACCTTCCTCGAGCCAACGGTCGATCAGCGTCGCATACGCGCTCACCTTCAATCAACATGTCGAGGTCTTCTATCATCATTCCTGCGCGACCCCGACGAGGCGTCGCGTTCGCTGAATCTCCTGCAATCATTCGTACCCCCGAGGGAATGTCACTTTTTCGAGATTTGGATCGTCAACTCGACTCAGCAAGGCCACCGAGCAACCTCGCGCAGACACTTAAGGAGCTGGCTCCCAGCACTGAATACGAAAGTGACACTGAGCCGGCGGAGTCAAGTTCAACGGGAGATAAACGCAAGATGAACGGTGCACCGGCGCGTCCACGGAAGAGGGCAAGATTTGACGACAACGATGTATCACAGATGTGGTGGGACGCTGTGCAGTCTGATAGTCTCATCGGCAATGGTCTCCCCGCAATTCCCTTCGGTCCATCCTCGAGTACACGAACTaagccgaagaagaagaaacagaaacagaaacaacCGCCGCCACCCGTCAACCCCAAATCTTTGTTGTCGTTGATGAACACGAATATCAAGACGATGCGGCGGCTGCGGCATACCCACGCGAAGTTTACAGCGTTGAATGCGATGACTGCGCCacaggaagacgaagagcaGCAGATAGGTATGGAAATGTATCCAGTGGCATCAGGAAGCAAGGGCCCTGGGTTAGCGGCTGCTGCGAGCTATGGCATTGGTGCCGACGACGATGTGATCGATGAGAAAATTGATGAAGCACCGTGGGTGATTGGCAGAGGGAAGGCGAAAACTCCATCCAAGTTGGCTGGCATTGAGATGGGGGAAGCGAACGCTTCGGATTGTTTGCATTGGGCAACGGACAAGATTTTGGAACATGTTGGATTCCAAG GCACTTCAACCGTTGCCCGTAACGTTCTGGCTGATGTTACCGCGGAATATCTGCAAAATGTTGGCCGAACAATACGGTTCCTATCTGATAAGTTCGGGAAGGTCATGACTCCAGAG GAAATCATTCTTCATACATTGTTCGAGAGTGGTTCATCAAAGGTGCAAGATCTGGAAAGATACATCTCTGATGATATTGAAAGATACGGTTCTCGGTTGGGCgaactggagaagaagatggtCAGCGCATACAGAGAAACT GCTGCTGGTGAAGTTTTGGAAGATGAGGGATTgtttgaggaggaagatgatgaagaaacCGGGGCATTGGCTAT GGGTGACTTTGCGGATCTATTAGGAGAAGATTATTTGGGGTTCCGGGAACTGGGTATCGCTGCGGAGTTGGGACTTTCAAATCTCTCAATTCCCAAGAAGTTGCTCAAGAGCAAGAAAGGCCAAAACAAACCTACTGC TGCCAAACCAACCGAGCCACCTCCTCCTTACCCTCCGCCACCGCCATTTATCCCGCTCACAGCTGGAAAAGTGGAGGACCAAATTGGGTTGCTCAAGCCTTATTACCAGAACCGGTTTACGCAACTTGCCGCCTCTCTGGCGCCGCCCCCGGCTCCTGCTGGTCCGTCATTACCAGGGCCTGCCATGGGCTTGCCGGGTCCTCCCTCACTTCCTGGGCCTTCAatgctaccaccaccacctcctgtaCCGAACGTGGCTGGAAATGTACCTCCGCCATCGaaccctcctcctgctccgaCACCCACGATCAGCCCCGATCTTGCGCTTCCAGACGAATTGCCCAACTCTTCGCAGATGAAGATTGGGCCTATTGGACAGATTGTCAAGGCTGGTTTGGCAACCGCtgcgaagaagaaagcgagaTTGGAGAATGCTGGACCGCCTCCTGCACCGGGTACGCCTGGTGGAAGTGTTCCCGTTCCCCCTGTTCTCGATGCAAATGGACAGCCAATAGCTGCTCCTCCTGGTgcagcaggtgcaggtgcatcgcccaagaaaaagaagaacttGGGCGTAGGGTCTGGAAATGGACGTAAGAAGAAGCCTGATGGTACAGCGCCTGTCAATGGTGGCGGATCTGGTGGGTATGGCGGTGGGCAGGGCCCACAGGGAGGACCTACTCTCCCACCTGTTGTAACCGCCAGTGCGTGA
- a CDS encoding Programmed cell death protein 6 translates to MSYGNYGPPPGGYGGPPPPPGGYGAPPPGGYGAPPPPGGYGAPSYGGGFAAPGPRGAPPGADPQLWNWFSTVDTDRSGAITATELERALINGDWTPFDLDTVKLLMSIFDTDRSGTIGFNEFSGLWKYVKDWQNVFKHFDRDRSGTIDGGELREALGQFGYNLNPQLLDLVQKKYANQATGRGVPAPGISFDRFVRACVVVKQLSEAFQKLDTDRDGWIQINYDQFMHTVLSLP, encoded by the exons ATGTCTTACGGT AACTACGGACCCCCACCTGGCGGATATGGAggacctccaccaccacctggtGGCTACGGTGCACCACCCCCAGGAGGCTATGGtgcacctccaccacctggAGGATATGGCGCTCCT TCATATGGTGGAGGATTTGCAGCCCCTGGCCCGCGCGGCGCGCCCCCTGGAGCTGATCCCCA GCTCTGGAACTGGTTCTCCACCGTCGATACCGACCGATCCGGTGCGATTACCGCTACTGAGCTCG AGCGGGCTCTTATCAACGGAGATTGGACTC CGTTTGACCTTGACACCGTCAAACTTTTGATGTCAATTTTC GACACCGACCGCAGTGGAACAATCGGATTCAATGAGTTCTCAGGTCTTTGGAAATATGTCAAGGACTGGCAGAATGTGTTCAAGCACTTCGATCGTGACCGCTCGGGCACCATCGATGGTGGAGAGCTGCGTGAGGCTCTTGGCCAGTTTGG ATACAACCTAAACCCCCAACTTCTTGACCTCGTTCAGAAGAAATATG CCAATCAAGCCACTGGACGTGGAGTCCCTGCCCCTGGCATTTCGTTTGATCGCTTTGTCCGCGCCTGTGTCGTCGTCAAGCAGCTCAGCGAGGCATTCCAGAAGCTCGATACCGACCGCGATGGCTGGATTCAGATCAACTATGATCAATTCATGCACACCGTTCTCAGCCTTCCTTGA
- a CDS encoding Vacuolar membrane protease, with the protein MTITSKAASVLGYRVLPTSIVALLSYAAVFFALLFTNSLSSVPTPVKQRGLDLEQAYKDLHHIAANPHPYISHANDNVREYILSRVLSLAEKYPHIHVDNDLSSNASWSASPKFGVYFEGMNVLVKVDGTAGSSEGAVLFSAHFDSVSTATGATDDGAGVVTLLQLVEYFAKHRAKRTAIFNINNGEEDGLHGAHAFLEHPWSKETDTFLNLEGAAAGGRPILFRATSMTPVRAFRNMKLIPHPHANVLSSDAFARGIIRSWTDFSIYSGPGPTAGMKGLDLAFYKGRSRYHSKYDSVQHTVGGIKSLWSMLEVARGVAVGLLNVPFDDKLKAEAANIDDDPVIFSVFKRVIVVFHLTSLLTFNIAILIAGPLVLVLLLFFEKFFLSGQAKPVSRRSADTTAEPAPNTNGDRTSRIGNSRLRFLAARAAASRPLVQNDDDQSDVGDVRSPVQLRPKSGGVIHTIWSHVKFWFAFVLAAGLLVLLTWGYTVVNPFAIYSSPYLVLFAFMTLTYLVLIFVLTFPSSLLFYHPKPYPNPSHFLLKPAQQQKHTIFIHLYTFTWILLVLGTLGITKLNPGLGGGYLLTAWNFCVGSGVVMGVVEGLVTSAAWKGHEEVEQLPGEERDTSTRAGDADDDESTPLLWRGQEGEDENEGTMGRSNNAASQRQRVRKRASKREEEGGAGTLASWWWIPQFLVSVPLPVILWGHVTMLLLDAVPQTMTDGASPWSVYALVLMLALILVLPLAPFAYKLRPSRLLTYLVLTIFISSTLYTMLAFPFSVDAPLKVFFQQRVEFPSRALYDTLNPELRPRVVTAISGPPKYIVKSIIASLPSAQGKDVFCRGEESKLGLLSCEWEVEPRMWPSPGTYIPPVSSTASEKENVVDVDLDTAKWDVGQLFKASVKRNGPSTALVSVTGRNTRSCRVYFDSGPAFEYNVWPASSAPRATVGADQNTKQQKRTDQAAFTAPPKTHLQEGYQIGPAGIKELRLWSRTWERQFKVEVDWKNETDIGTPGMHGRIACVWSQYESGMVDNGALYDPATDNLGIGTLAARARLMREEDRPKIPAFEEVLAFLPEWATVSKLTDGLVEATVPFSV; encoded by the exons ATGACGATCACCTCCAAAGCTGCATCGGTGCTGGGCTATCGAGTGCTTCCAACATCGATAGTTGCTTTACTCTCATATGCAGCGGTTTTTTTCGCTCTTTTATTTACGAATTCGCTTTCGAGTGTGCCAACTCCAGTCAAGCAACGAGGCTTGGATTTAGAGCAAGCGTACAAGGACTTGCACCAC ATCGCAGCCAACCCACATCCCTACATTTCCCATGCGAACGACAACGTCCGTGAATATATATTGTCTCGCGTTCTTTCTCTCGCGGAAAAATACCCACATATACACGTCGACAACGACCTCTCCAGCAACGCCTCATGGTCTGCCTCGCCCAAGTTTGGAGTATATTTTGAGGGCATGAACGTGTTGGTCAAGGTAGATGGCACGGCAGGGTCGTCGGAGGGTGCTGTTTTGTTCTCGGCTCACTTTGACTCAGTTTCAACTGCCACGGGGGCGACGGATGATGGAGCAGGAGTCGTCACGCTCCTGCAGCTTGTTGAATACTTTGCGAAGCACCGTGCCAAAAGGACTGCCAttttcaacatcaacaatggAGAGGAGGACGGCTTGCATGGAGCACATGCGTTTCTGGAGCATCCATGGTCAAAGGAGACTGATACGTTCCTCAACTTGGAAGGTGCAGCTGCTGGAGG CCGTCCAATTCTCTTCCGGGCAACATCTATGACTCCAGTTCGCGCGTTCCGCAACATGAAACTCATCCCCCACCCACATGCCAACGTGCTTTCCTCAGACGCATTCGCGCGAGGCATCATCCGCTCTTGGACCGACTTTTCAATCTACTCCGGCCCGGGACCCACCGCAGGCATGAAGGGCCTTGATTTGGCGTTCTACAAAGGCAGGAGCAGGTACCATAGCAAGTACGATTCGGTACAGCACACGGTGGGTGGGATCAAGAGTTTGTGGAGTATGCTGGAGGTTGCTAGAGGTGTTGCGGTTGGCTTGCTGAATGTGCCGTTCGACGATAAGCTTAAGGCAGAGGCTGCGAACATTGATGACGACCCCGT TATTTTCTCAGTATTCAAGAGGGTTATTGTTGTATTCCACCTTACGAGCCTTTTGACGTTCAATATCGCAATTCTCATCGCCGGTCCCCTTGTGTTGGTTTTGCTCCTGTTTTTCGAAAAATTCTTCCTCAGCGGCCAAGCGAAGCCTGTCTCCCGTCGCTCAGCAGATACCACCGCAGAACCAGCGCCAAACACTAATGGAGACCGCACATCAAGAATTGGCAATTCACGTTTGAGGTTCTTAGCTGCACGAGCCGCTGCTTCACGCCCTTTGGTTCAGAATGACGATGATCAGTCTGATGTGGGCGATGTTCGGTCGCCTGTGCAACTGAGACCTAAGAGCGGGGGTGTAATCCATACGATTTGGAGCCATGTCAAATTTTGGTTCGCGTTCGTTCTGGCTGCTGGGCTGTTGGTTCTGCTTACGTGGGGGTACACCGTTGTTAACCCATTT GCAATCTACTCCTCGCCATACCTTGTCCTTTTCGCGTTCATGACCCTCACATACCTCGTTTTAATCTTCGTTCTCACATTTCCGTCTTCTCTGCTCTTCTACCATCCGAAGCCATACCCAAACCCCTCTCATTTCTTGCTCAAACCAGCACAACAACAGAAACACACCATCTTTATCCACCTGTACACGTTTACATGGATCCTACTCGTCCTTGGCACCCTAGGAATCACAAAGCTCAACCCAGGTCTAGGAGGAGGATATCTCCTGACGGCATGGAACTTCTGTGTGGGAAGTGGAGTTGTGATGGGAGTTGTGGAAGGGTTGGTCACGTCTGCGGCATGGAAAGGACACGAGGAAGTGGAGCAGCTTCCAGGCGAGGAAAGGGATACCAGCACGCGTGCAGGTGACgcggatgatgatgagtCGACACCTCTTCTTTGGAGAGGGCAagaaggtgaagatgaaaaCGAGGGCACTATGGGCAGGAGCAACAATGCGGCGTCTCAGCGCCAGCGGGTCAGGAAGAGGGCGAGTAAGCGGGAAGAGGAGGGTGGGGCGGGTACATTGGCGAGTTGGTGGTGGATACCCCAATTTTTGGTATCGGTGCCGCTCCCTGTTATACTTTGGGGCCATGTAACAATGTTGCTGCTGGATGCCGTTCCGCAGACGATGACGGACGGTGCTTCGCCCTGGAGTG TGTATGCATTGGTTCTGATGCTGGCGCTCATTTTGGTACTCCCTCTTGCGCCATTCGCATACAAGCTCCGGCCTAGTCGCCTTCTTACCTATCTCGTGCTCACCATCTTCATTTCCTCGACACTCTACACGATGCTCGCCTTCCCTTTTTCTGTTGACGCTCCTTTGAAGGTATTCTTCCAGCAACGCGTCGAATTTCCGTCACGCGCCCTGTACGACACTTTGAACCCTGAGCTCAGGCCAAGAGTCGTCACAGCCATATCGGGTCCGCCGAAGTATATAGTCAAGTCCATCATCGCAAGCTTACCTTCTGCTCAAGGAAAGGATGTATTTTGTAGGGGAGAGGAAAGTAAATTAGGGCTTTTGTCATGTGAGTGGGAGGTCGAACCGAGGATGTGGCCTTCACCTGGAACGTACATACCCCCTGTATCGTCAACCGCCAGTGAAAAGGAGAACGTAGTCGATGTGGATCTGGATACCGCAAAATGGGATGTAGGCCAGCTGTTCAAGGCTTCGGTGAAGAGAAATGGACCATCTACGGCTTTGGTCAGTGTAACAGGACGCAATACCCGCTCGTGCAGGGTATACTTTGACAGCGGGCCTGCATTTGAGTATAATGTTTGGCCTGCATCGAGCGCGCCTCGTGCTACTGTTGGTGCCGATCAAAACACCAAGCAGCAGAAACGTACGGATCAGGCAGCATTTACAGCACCTCCGAAGACACATTTGCAAGAGGGATATCAGATTGGCCCCGCCGGGATCAAGGAGCTTCGTCTTTGGAGCAGGACGTGGGAGAGGCAATTTAAAGTCGAAGTGGACTGGAAGAACGAGACGGATATTGGCACACCCGGTATGCATGGCCGCATTGCATGCGTGTGGTCTCAATATGAGAGCGGGATGGTGGATAACGGGGCTCTGTATGACCCTGCTACGGATAATCTTGGAATTGGGACCCTTGCGGCGAGGGCAAGGCTCATGAGAGAGGAGGATAGGCCAAAGATCCCGGCGTTCGAGGAAGTTTTGGCGTTCCTCCCTGAGTGGGCTACTGTGTCCAAGCTGACGGATGGGTTGGTGGAGGCTACTGTTCCCTTTTCCGTATGA